The following are encoded in a window of Planctomycetaceae bacterium genomic DNA:
- the rpsO gene encoding 30S ribosomal protein S15, protein MLTKEKKGKVVTEFRTSEKDTGSAEVQIAILTTRINELTDHFKSHPKDHASRRGLLKMVGNRSALLKYISRKDIKRYKEVIGRLGLRK, encoded by the coding sequence ATGTTGACGAAGGAAAAAAAAGGAAAAGTTGTAACCGAATTCAGAACTTCCGAAAAAGACACTGGTTCAGCGGAAGTCCAGATAGCAATTCTTACTACAAGAATTAATGAGCTTACAGATCATTTCAAAAGTCATCCAAAAGACCACGCTTCACGCAGAGGTCTGTTGAAAATGGTCGGCAACAGGTCGGCACTGCTCAAGTATATCAGCAGAAAAGACATCAAGCGGTACAAAGAAGTAATCGGCCGACTTGGATTGCGTAAATAA